A window from Bdellovibrionales bacterium encodes these proteins:
- a CDS encoding DUF1254 domain-containing protein, whose translation MLRFQRALAGIFVGLVSAIAIAKPIESLQQKAVDAALWGYPMVAMDFVRQAYFRDAHAKYNDLVYLPLDAKNQMTTPNSSVLILYVNYNTKNGPVVVEIPESKDAEIFGSINNAWQTPMEDVDLDGAKYLILPPGYNKPLPKGYVVVKPETFNSYSLFRVIPDPLAIEVTAKEFQQAMDLSAKIKVYPLSQAKKPPMNRFIDLRKKNFNALVSFDRNFFTSLARMFAEEPSLAQDAEMAKAFKAIGIEKGRKFNPDRQTGILIAAMKEVHQHLQDSSAGALVPWFKNSHWGLNESLIAGSKSRFSFKTEKTFDYRARAVAFFLVFAPPATLGEKALYLEAFKDAQGMVLRGEQNYSLRIPAEVPSEIFWALNVYDLQTGGFFENSPKVGIDSYQKIKANDDGTIDVVFGPHEPKDKKANWIYTRPGKTWFALFRLYGPEKPVLMQAWPMPDIQKQPLQKLSKM comes from the coding sequence ATGTTGCGGTTTCAAAGAGCACTTGCGGGAATTTTTGTTGGCCTTGTTTCGGCCATCGCTATTGCAAAACCTATTGAGAGTTTACAGCAGAAAGCAGTGGATGCTGCTCTCTGGGGATATCCGATGGTCGCCATGGACTTTGTCCGCCAAGCCTATTTCCGTGACGCCCACGCAAAATACAATGATCTTGTCTATCTGCCGTTGGATGCTAAGAACCAAATGACGACTCCGAACTCGAGCGTGCTGATTTTGTACGTGAATTATAATACCAAGAACGGTCCTGTGGTCGTCGAAATTCCCGAATCAAAAGATGCTGAAATTTTTGGATCTATTAATAACGCCTGGCAAACGCCGATGGAGGATGTTGATCTCGATGGCGCCAAGTATTTAATTTTACCACCAGGTTATAATAAGCCCCTACCAAAGGGTTATGTGGTTGTGAAGCCAGAGACCTTTAATAGCTACTCGCTCTTTCGCGTTATTCCTGATCCGTTGGCCATCGAAGTCACGGCCAAAGAGTTTCAGCAGGCGATGGATCTTTCGGCCAAAATCAAAGTCTATCCCTTGAGCCAAGCGAAGAAGCCGCCCATGAACAGGTTTATCGATCTTCGTAAGAAAAATTTTAATGCTTTGGTTTCGTTTGATCGAAACTTCTTTACGAGTCTTGCGCGAATGTTTGCCGAAGAGCCTTCATTGGCACAAGATGCGGAAATGGCAAAAGCCTTCAAAGCGATCGGCATTGAGAAGGGAAGAAAATTTAATCCTGATCGGCAAACGGGGATCTTGATCGCGGCGATGAAAGAAGTTCATCAGCATCTGCAAGATAGCTCTGCGGGTGCGTTGGTCCCTTGGTTTAAGAATTCACACTGGGGGCTGAATGAAAGCCTTATCGCGGGAAGTAAAAGCCGTTTTAGTTTTAAAACCGAAAAGACTTTCGATTACCGCGCGCGAGCCGTTGCATTCTTTTTGGTTTTTGCGCCACCGGCAACACTCGGCGAGAAAGCTTTATACCTTGAAGCATTCAAAGACGCACAGGGAATGGTTCTGCGTGGAGAGCAGAATTATTCTTTACGGATTCCTGCTGAAGTTCCGTCTGAGATTTTTTGGGCTCTGAATGTCTATGATTTACAGACGGGCGGCTTTTTTGAAAATTCACCTAAAGTGGGAATAGATTCTTATCAAAAAATAAAAGCCAATGACGATGGTACTATCGATGTCGTCTTTGGCCCGCATGAGCCTAAGGACAAAAAGGCGAATTGGATTTATACCCGACCGGGAAAAACTTGGTTCGCTCTTTTCAGGCTTTACGGCCCTGAAAAGCCGGTGCTGATGCAGGCATGGCCCATGCCGGATATTCAGAAGCAACCCTTGCAGAAGCTGAGTAAAATGTAG
- a CDS encoding PAS domain-containing sensor histidine kinase, translating to MDSSISWLSIVSCMTTFVAVAVAWFFYRQLKERQYTDKQIQFVHDNLEFALQSGRMGTWDIHLADGSVSCSKEMLDLWGVTAHEYANRRSILQSKVHSEDVGLMNAAINNAIEGNGIYELAYRIFPEPGQLRWVLSRGRCAFAPGSRTPERFSGVVFDITDSKLREEALQQAIQARDQFLTIAGHELKTPLTNLHMQIQLRQRDLQRNYPSSFTPEKIAAGLAEQLSYVRRLNQLVDNLLDATQIAEGRLKLSYEYFDLCKLVRDVVERFREATENTNIILDLSETKSLYGHWDWFRLEQVLLNLLSNALKYGDNKPVHLSLRPEQNRICIIVKDHGKGISQGDQLRIFERFERAISANEVSGMGLGLYISQSIAHLHGGEIHLKSEVGEGAEFSVILPVEKEMVL from the coding sequence GTGGATAGTTCAATTTCTTGGTTATCGATAGTTTCATGTATGACGACTTTCGTGGCGGTCGCCGTGGCTTGGTTTTTCTACCGCCAGTTGAAGGAGCGCCAGTACACCGATAAACAGATCCAATTCGTTCACGATAATCTAGAGTTTGCATTGCAGTCAGGTCGCATGGGCACCTGGGATATTCATCTCGCAGACGGTTCAGTCAGCTGTTCCAAAGAAATGCTGGATTTGTGGGGCGTCACCGCCCATGAGTATGCCAATCGTCGCTCCATCCTTCAGAGTAAAGTCCATTCCGAAGATGTGGGGCTCATGAATGCCGCGATCAATAATGCGATTGAAGGAAACGGGATTTACGAACTCGCTTATCGTATCTTTCCAGAGCCGGGACAGCTTCGCTGGGTTTTGTCCCGGGGGCGCTGTGCGTTTGCGCCAGGGTCTAGAACTCCCGAGCGCTTTTCCGGAGTCGTTTTTGATATTACCGACAGCAAACTGCGTGAAGAAGCCTTGCAACAGGCGATTCAGGCCCGTGATCAGTTTTTGACAATCGCGGGCCATGAGCTGAAAACGCCGCTGACTAATTTGCATATGCAGATTCAGCTTCGTCAGCGCGATTTACAACGCAATTATCCGTCGTCCTTTACCCCCGAGAAAATCGCCGCGGGCCTTGCTGAGCAGCTTAGCTATGTACGCCGCTTGAATCAGCTCGTGGATAATTTGCTCGACGCCACCCAGATTGCCGAAGGGCGTTTGAAGTTGTCGTATGAGTATTTTGATCTGTGCAAACTTGTTCGCGATGTCGTGGAGCGCTTTCGTGAAGCAACCGAAAATACAAATATTATTCTCGATCTGTCAGAGACAAAGTCCTTATATGGTCACTGGGACTGGTTCCGTCTCGAGCAGGTTTTGTTGAATTTGCTGAGCAATGCTCTCAAATATGGCGATAACAAACCGGTGCATCTTTCTTTAAGACCGGAACAAAACCGGATTTGCATCATCGTAAAAGATCACGGTAAGGGAATTTCACAGGGCGATCAACTGCGGATCTTTGAACGTTTCGAGCGCGCGATTAGCGCAAATGAGGTCAGCGGCATGGGGCTTGGCTTGTATATTTCACAAAGCATTGCCCATCTTCATGGCGGAGAAATCCACCTTAAGAGCGAAGTAGGTGAGGGAGCTGAGTTCTCTGTCATCTTGCCGGTGGAGAAAGAGATGGTTTTATGA
- a CDS encoding cysteine hydrolase: MNKDTALLLIDAQMNMFDPKNPVFEAEQVLSRLVKLLALARASGTQVVFIQNNGGIGEPDEPRTEGWLLHPEFALQNGDIILQKTQNDAFTETDLLDRLRRQGIQKLIVAGLQSEFCIAANCKKASELGFGVTLVSDAHSTYDQPGETAADIRARINRELGAVVTLWRIEELSL, translated from the coding sequence ATGAATAAAGACACTGCTTTGTTATTGATTGATGCCCAGATGAACATGTTTGACCCGAAGAACCCGGTTTTCGAAGCCGAGCAGGTTTTAAGCAGACTGGTGAAGCTTCTTGCTTTGGCTCGCGCCTCGGGAACGCAAGTGGTGTTCATTCAAAATAACGGCGGCATCGGTGAGCCTGACGAGCCCCGTACCGAGGGGTGGCTCCTTCATCCGGAATTCGCGTTACAAAATGGCGATATCATCCTGCAGAAAACTCAGAACGACGCGTTCACTGAGACCGATCTTTTGGACCGTCTTCGCCGTCAAGGCATTCAAAAGTTGATCGTTGCCGGCCTTCAATCAGAATTTTGTATAGCCGCAAACTGTAAAAAGGCTTCTGAACTTGGTTTTGGCGTCACGTTGGTGAGTGACGCTCATAGTACCTACGATCAGCCTGGCGAGACAGCTGCGGACATTCGGGCTCGCATCAATCGTGAACTCGGCGCCGTTGTGACTCTGTGGCGAATTGAGGAGCTCAGCCTTTAA
- a CDS encoding LysR family transcriptional regulator has protein sequence MDRLTAIQVFIEVAKTGSFTKAADNLDMSRPMVTRYMTALEEWAGVSLLQRTTRNVSVTPGGEAYLEKCKQIQDIAFDIEVKSKASATQPRGAIRVAASVSFAQSQFKMLVTDFLKKYPEITIDMIVSDRPVNLIESHVDFAIRISNNLDPSIVSKQLGVCRSCLVASPEYMKEHGTIKKIEDLKKHKLVAHNHFKSHRLVLRKDGRTEELAFTSPFSSNETLLLLEAVTEGLGIVMLPRYLVQKQIQQKRLVQILPDWELPEIGLHIVFTNRKFIAPQVRLFIDYLTEKARSQSW, from the coding sequence ATGGACCGATTAACTGCAATACAGGTGTTTATAGAAGTCGCAAAGACCGGAAGCTTTACTAAAGCCGCGGACAATCTCGATATGTCTCGTCCGATGGTGACCCGCTACATGACGGCGCTCGAAGAATGGGCCGGCGTGAGCTTGCTGCAAAGAACCACGCGCAATGTTTCCGTCACTCCCGGCGGCGAAGCTTACTTAGAAAAATGCAAACAGATCCAGGATATCGCCTTTGATATCGAGGTGAAGTCCAAAGCCAGCGCCACCCAGCCGCGCGGCGCGATCCGTGTGGCGGCAAGTGTGTCGTTTGCCCAGTCGCAGTTTAAGATGCTCGTCACAGATTTTCTGAAAAAATATCCCGAGATTACGATCGATATGATCGTGTCAGACCGGCCGGTCAACCTGATTGAATCCCACGTTGATTTTGCGATTCGCATTTCTAATAACTTGGATCCGAGCATTGTTTCAAAGCAGCTCGGTGTATGTCGCTCATGCCTCGTCGCTTCGCCGGAATATATGAAAGAACACGGAACCATTAAAAAAATCGAAGATCTGAAGAAACACAAACTCGTGGCTCACAATCATTTTAAAAGCCACCGTCTCGTTCTTCGTAAAGATGGCCGCACGGAGGAACTTGCTTTCACGAGCCCTTTTAGTTCGAATGAAACTTTGCTTTTACTTGAAGCCGTCACTGAAGGCCTCGGCATCGTGATGTTACCGCGCTATCTGGTGCAAAAACAGATTCAGCAAAAGCGCCTGGTGCAGATCCTCCCCGACTGGGAGTTGCCAGAGATCGGCCTGCACATTGTTTTTACCAACAGAAAGTTCATCGCGCCTCAGGTGCGGCTCTTTATCGACTATCTCACCGAAAAAGCCCGCAGTCAGAGCTGGTAA
- a CDS encoding TIGR02147 family protein, whose amino-acid sequence MLLDLNYRTILQTEFKRRQAKNSAYSLRAFARDLGLSSTHLSDILRAKSQLSTDRAATLVEKLDLKGNDSELFLDLVEIECAGTGPAKRLAENRLKTRFANVKVLKPEQLNLLSEWHYLPLMELLSTRLKDHSALTLGRRLGMSRVKIGEALEFLLNKGFITRNEDRYEVVANHTAAQDIPSATIRQHYRTVLEQAAEAIEDQELNQREFSVVTMALSKKKIALAKERIRHFRRQLAEELGADDDKDAVYTLSVCFFENTKDRQ is encoded by the coding sequence ATGCTTCTTGATCTCAATTATCGCACAATTCTCCAGACAGAATTTAAAAGGCGTCAGGCAAAGAACTCAGCATATTCTTTGCGCGCTTTCGCCCGTGATCTGGGACTTTCCAGCACACATCTCAGTGACATCTTAAGAGCGAAAAGCCAGCTATCTACCGATCGCGCGGCGACTCTCGTTGAAAAGCTTGATCTCAAGGGCAACGACAGCGAACTCTTTCTAGATTTGGTTGAAATCGAGTGTGCGGGAACCGGGCCGGCAAAGCGTCTGGCTGAAAATCGTCTTAAAACCCGTTTCGCCAATGTGAAGGTGCTGAAGCCTGAACAATTGAATCTGCTTTCGGAATGGCATTATCTACCGCTGATGGAGCTTCTGTCGACGCGCTTGAAAGATCACTCGGCGCTTACCTTGGGTCGGCGTCTGGGCATGTCGAGAGTGAAAATCGGCGAAGCGCTCGAGTTTTTACTGAACAAAGGATTCATTACGCGAAACGAAGACCGCTATGAAGTGGTTGCAAACCACACGGCGGCCCAGGATATTCCGTCCGCGACCATCCGCCAACACTACAGAACCGTCCTAGAACAGGCAGCGGAGGCCATCGAGGATCAAGAGCTGAATCAGCGTGAGTTTTCAGTCGTCACCATGGCGTTGAGTAAAAAGAAAATCGCCCTGGCGAAAGAGCGCATCCGTCATTTCCGCCGTCAGCTAGCGGAAGAACTCGGTGCTGATGATGACAAAGATGCGGTCTATACGCTCTCGGTTTGTTTTTTCGAAAACACAAAGGATAGGCAATGA
- a CDS encoding Hsp20/alpha crystallin family protein, translated as MRTTMLTPYWKNADLTSVLWNEMDRFFTDFGMSPFTSVYDERAFSPRYDINETADHILFSVDLPGMKKEDIKIEAVNNMLTVSGEHKKYGFFKRSFPLSASLEIDKAEARYENGVLELYLPKAESAKPRQIAIQTGQGGFIEKLLSSRKNNQELKDVKVS; from the coding sequence ATGAGAACTACAATGTTAACGCCTTATTGGAAAAATGCCGATCTTACTTCAGTACTCTGGAATGAGATGGACCGCTTTTTCACGGACTTCGGTATGTCACCTTTCACCTCAGTCTATGATGAGCGGGCGTTTTCTCCGAGATACGACATCAATGAGACCGCCGATCACATCTTATTCAGTGTTGATCTTCCTGGCATGAAAAAAGAGGATATCAAAATAGAAGCCGTCAATAATATGTTGACCGTTTCCGGCGAGCATAAAAAGTATGGCTTCTTTAAACGCAGTTTTCCTCTCTCAGCCTCTCTTGAGATCGACAAAGCAGAAGCGCGCTATGAAAATGGCGTTCTCGAGCTTTATCTGCCAAAGGCAGAGTCAGCGAAACCACGACAAATCGCCATCCAAACCGGCCAAGGCGGTTTCATTGAAAAACTATTGAGCTCTAGAAAAAACAATCAGGAACTCAAAGACGTGAAGGTCTCGTGA
- a CDS encoding endonuclease/exonuclease/phosphatase family protein produces MKTARISYFISILLFVGFQSFAFAIDSLTHFGAETPALTAVPKVFRVLDWNVHKGANKALTTDFATIGQGVHFSLFQEAVENDLWTANLTQAQPILRWSLVRSFFSQKESDYHGYTGVALGSMVASLQETPLISTVTEPFSNTPKTALVAEYAIEGSAETLLVINVHMINFVGDGPFITQLGQIIDTAKNHKGPLLMAGDFNTWSDSRIFRLAQAAKALGTERIPMDNYYSSPIIYPYDHIFIRGLKVRSAQTLKNIQTSDHLPLVVELEIVPPQG; encoded by the coding sequence ATGAAGACTGCACGCATTTCTTATTTTATTTCAATTTTACTCTTTGTTGGATTTCAGTCGTTCGCGTTTGCGATAGACTCGCTCACGCATTTCGGCGCCGAAACGCCGGCGCTCACGGCGGTGCCGAAAGTTTTCCGCGTTCTTGATTGGAACGTGCATAAAGGGGCGAACAAGGCTTTAACCACAGATTTTGCAACCATCGGCCAAGGCGTTCACTTCAGCCTTTTCCAGGAAGCGGTTGAAAACGATCTTTGGACGGCGAATCTGACCCAAGCTCAGCCCATCCTTCGCTGGTCGCTGGTGCGTTCTTTCTTTAGCCAAAAAGAAAGTGATTATCATGGCTATACCGGCGTGGCCTTGGGTTCGATGGTGGCATCGCTTCAAGAAACGCCGCTGATTTCAACCGTGACGGAGCCTTTTTCAAATACTCCAAAAACCGCTCTAGTGGCGGAATACGCTATCGAAGGTTCCGCCGAGACTTTGCTTGTGATCAATGTACATATGATTAACTTTGTCGGCGACGGGCCTTTCATCACTCAGCTGGGGCAAATCATCGATACGGCAAAAAATCACAAAGGCCCGCTCTTAATGGCCGGCGATTTCAATACCTGGAGTGACAGCAGAATCTTCCGCCTTGCTCAAGCCGCCAAGGCCCTCGGAACCGAGCGCATCCCAATGGACAACTACTACAGTTCTCCGATCATCTATCCTTACGACCATATTTTTATTCGCGGCCTCAAAGTGCGTTCCGCTCAGACACTTAAAAATATTCAAACTTCAGATCACTTGCCTCTCGTCGTGGAGCTCGAAATCGTTCCACCGCAAGGTTAA
- a CDS encoding DUF4142 domain-containing protein, producing MKFTTGFFGFITATALAFSAHAATPPAPPATPLSDAEVLGLLATANDAEINAGQVAITKGQKQEVKDFGLKMVTDHTANNLKIKETEVKSSIARADSDASRELKKNADAAIDNLKNAKDADFDKSYIDGQVMMHQELLTSLDTSLIPNAQNADVKAYLTDTRAAVESHLKEAQAIQASLNQP from the coding sequence ATGAAATTCACGACAGGTTTTTTCGGATTTATCACAGCAACGGCTTTGGCATTCTCAGCGCACGCGGCAACGCCACCAGCACCTCCAGCGACACCCCTTAGCGATGCAGAGGTCCTCGGTCTCTTGGCAACAGCGAACGACGCTGAAATCAATGCCGGTCAAGTGGCAATCACAAAAGGTCAAAAACAAGAAGTTAAAGACTTCGGCCTTAAGATGGTCACCGATCACACGGCTAATAATCTGAAAATCAAAGAGACGGAAGTAAAAAGTTCTATCGCCCGCGCTGACAGCGATGCGAGCCGTGAACTTAAAAAGAACGCCGATGCAGCGATCGATAATTTAAAAAATGCCAAAGATGCGGACTTTGACAAATCATACATTGACGGTCAGGTGATGATGCACCAAGAGTTGCTGACAAGCCTCGATACGTCTTTGATTCCTAATGCACAAAATGCAGATGTTAAAGCTTATCTGACTGACACACGCGCCGCTGTGGAAAGTCACCTCAAAGAGGCTCAAGCGATCCAAGCCTCTTTGAATCAGCCATAG
- a CDS encoding helix-turn-helix transcriptional regulator, whose product METISHPNLKSITLEQVLKALGDPVRISIVKQLLTAPDEEKACGTFDYTITKATFSHHLQILREAGVIRTRQEGTRRMTSLRTTELKKRFPGLLELVVSTK is encoded by the coding sequence ATGGAAACTATTAGTCATCCGAACTTAAAAAGTATTACTTTGGAACAGGTCCTGAAAGCTCTCGGCGATCCTGTGCGTATCTCTATTGTAAAGCAGCTACTGACCGCCCCTGACGAAGAGAAAGCCTGCGGCACCTTCGACTATACAATTACCAAAGCGACCTTCTCGCATCACCTGCAAATCCTGCGGGAGGCCGGCGTTATTCGGACTCGGCAGGAGGGCACCCGCCGTATGACTTCGCTCCGAACCACGGAGCTCAAAAAGAGATTTCCGGGCTTGCTCGAGCTGGTTGTTTCTACCAAGTAG
- a CDS encoding response regulator has protein sequence MSLSKKAVLIIEDEAAICMYMEEVFKGEGFPVLTAENGRLALELLHRQQTLPGLIFLDLMMPVMDGHRFIHELQENPENARFKDIPIVVVTASQMNVRGNVVTVLRKPVDLQQLCDFAEKYATMSVG, from the coding sequence ATGAGCCTTTCTAAAAAAGCGGTTTTGATTATTGAGGATGAAGCCGCCATTTGCATGTACATGGAAGAAGTTTTTAAAGGCGAGGGGTTTCCGGTTTTGACCGCTGAAAACGGCCGGCTTGCGCTGGAGTTGCTACATCGTCAACAGACCCTGCCGGGGCTGATCTTTCTTGATCTGATGATGCCTGTGATGGATGGACATCGATTTATTCATGAGTTGCAAGAAAATCCCGAGAATGCGCGTTTTAAAGATATTCCCATTGTCGTGGTGACGGCGTCGCAGATGAATGTGCGGGGAAACGTAGTAACAGTTTTACGCAAGCCCGTCGATCTGCAACAGCTTTGTGACTTTGCTGAAAAATACGCGACGATGTCGGTCGGATAG